Proteins from a genomic interval of Fervidobacterium gondwanense DSM 13020:
- a CDS encoding tetratricopeptide repeat protein — protein MRRALAIILLVLISSVLSSANSVEFYEKTFQQARSLKNEAQLSKLIKDLENLIYGSNNPDKEEFNEKELEKVKVILSETYFEYSEILLERQKKEELLRKSLELSEDILKFNQQNGRAYYVASMCSARLIDFVNVFGKLNLLNKFDAYIDNAIRYSNDYIYKGLSFMAKAVRYMSAPWPFGDTKKALENFKEAEKYIGDYSGVHLYLAEIYLKLGDKKSAENSLRMVLNLQPHPYFLVQHETNVKVAQQILQNLK, from the coding sequence ATGAGAAGGGCTTTAGCAATCATACTGCTTGTGTTAATCTCCTCTGTGCTATCTTCAGCAAACAGCGTTGAATTTTACGAAAAAACATTTCAACAAGCGCGTTCTTTGAAAAACGAAGCGCAACTCTCTAAACTAATCAAGGACCTTGAAAACTTGATTTACGGAAGTAATAATCCAGATAAAGAAGAATTCAATGAGAAGGAACTGGAAAAAGTCAAGGTAATACTATCTGAAACCTACTTTGAATATTCAGAAATATTATTAGAGAGGCAAAAGAAAGAGGAACTTCTGAGAAAATCGCTCGAGCTTTCTGAAGACATACTTAAATTCAACCAGCAAAATGGCAGAGCGTACTACGTAGCGAGCATGTGCTCTGCAAGGCTTATTGATTTTGTTAATGTATTTGGAAAGCTAAACCTTTTGAATAAATTCGACGCATACATAGATAATGCAATTAGATATTCGAACGATTATATTTACAAAGGTCTATCATTCATGGCAAAAGCAGTGCGGTACATGTCAGCTCCCTGGCCCTTTGGAGATACTAAAAAGGCTTTGGAGAATTTTAAAGAAGCAGAGAAGTACATAGGTGATTACTCTGGTGTACACTTGTACCTTGCCGAAATTTATCTCAAGCTCGGGGATAAAAAATCTGCGGAAAATTCCCTAAGAATGGTTTTAAATCTACAACCACACCCTTACTTTTTAGTCCAACACGAAACGAACGTTAAAGTTGCTCAACAAATACTTCAAAACTTAAAGTAA
- a CDS encoding methyltransferase family protein: MRYLFWLSVVAWWIMDFYVLVLRKGSYSKILDKKSKLVVVVLILIGVILAVAPENFRTVWRTREFGAFQIFGTFTVLFGVIIRLLAILNLGEHFSGDIVIGPEKKLVQRGLYKKIRHPSYTGEIISFIGLGLVFQHIPSSIFISVFPFLAFLYRAILEEKNLHREFGDEFIEYKKRTRMFI; the protein is encoded by the coding sequence ATGCGCTATCTATTTTGGTTATCGGTGGTTGCTTGGTGGATAATGGATTTCTACGTGCTTGTGCTGAGAAAAGGTTCATACTCTAAGATACTTGACAAGAAGAGCAAACTTGTAGTTGTAGTACTGATTTTAATTGGTGTTATTTTAGCTGTCGCTCCAGAAAACTTCAGAACCGTTTGGCGAACAAGAGAATTCGGGGCGTTTCAGATATTTGGTACGTTCACCGTTCTGTTCGGAGTAATCATTCGACTCTTGGCAATATTGAACCTTGGCGAACATTTCTCTGGTGACATAGTAATCGGACCAGAGAAGAAACTTGTTCAAAGGGGGCTATATAAGAAAATTAGACATCCAAGTTACACTGGCGAGATTATTTCGTTCATTGGGCTTGGCCTTGTTTTTCAACATATTCCGTCTTCAATCTTTATCTCCGTATTCCCTTTCTTGGCGTTCTTGTATAGAGCAATACTAGAAGAAAAGAATTTGCACAGGGAATTTGGAGATGAGTTCATTGAATACAAAAAGCGAACGAGGATGTTTATATGA
- a CDS encoding aromatic ring-hydroxylating oxygenase subunit alpha, with protein sequence MIKNQWYVIMSSHEVRKGHLVGVTRFGEKLAIWRDNDGAVHCISDICCHRGASISHGKLLHEGHVAMCPFHGFEYDPTGRVIAIPAYGRKTPVPENFKVKSYKVYETADFIWLWYGDGEPTSNPKYFDDIDESLSYSEFSEVWNVHYSRAIENQLDPIHVPFVHYNTIGRGNRTVSDGPIVKWISDTMFYFYVFNRIDDGTPAKKPEELDINEASRVYLEFKFPNIWQNHIDEKIRVTAEFVPIDDEHTRIYLRFYVGFTGIKPIDKLIAILGTPFNKKVLHQDKAVVETQLPKKSELRMGENLVQGDAPILEYRKKREELKMLNNK encoded by the coding sequence GTGATTAAGAATCAATGGTACGTTATAATGTCATCACATGAAGTGAGAAAAGGGCACTTGGTTGGCGTTACAAGATTCGGAGAAAAACTTGCTATATGGAGAGACAACGATGGTGCTGTGCATTGTATATCTGATATTTGCTGCCACAGAGGAGCATCCATATCGCACGGAAAATTGCTCCACGAAGGGCACGTCGCAATGTGTCCATTTCATGGTTTCGAATACGACCCAACGGGCAGAGTAATCGCTATTCCTGCATATGGAAGAAAGACACCTGTCCCTGAAAACTTCAAAGTTAAGTCTTACAAAGTATATGAAACTGCAGACTTTATATGGCTATGGTACGGTGATGGAGAACCAACGAGTAACCCAAAGTATTTTGACGATATTGACGAAAGCTTATCTTACAGCGAATTTAGCGAAGTGTGGAACGTACACTACAGCAGAGCAATTGAAAACCAATTGGACCCAATACACGTGCCTTTTGTCCATTACAACACCATCGGGCGCGGAAATCGAACAGTTTCCGACGGACCTATCGTTAAATGGATTAGCGATACGATGTTCTATTTTTACGTATTCAACAGAATAGACGACGGAACGCCAGCTAAAAAACCTGAAGAACTCGATATCAACGAGGCAAGTAGAGTGTATTTAGAATTTAAATTTCCAAACATATGGCAAAATCATATAGACGAGAAAATCAGAGTTACCGCTGAATTTGTGCCAATAGACGATGAACACACTCGAATTTACTTACGCTTTTATGTTGGGTTTACAGGAATAAAACCTATCGATAAGCTCATAGCCATATTAGGTACACCTTTCAACAAAAAGGTCCTCCACCAAGACAAGGCAGTTGTTGAAACACAGCTGCCAAAGAAGAGCGAACTTAGAATGGGAGAAAACCTCGTTCAAGGCGACGCACCGATTTTGGAGTACAGAAAAAAGAGAGAGGAATTGAAAATGCTTAATAACAAATGA
- a CDS encoding nuclear transport factor 2 family protein, translating to MERIERTENQGYTITSLEQLLQLWTKTYNSEGKPDWSHLLPYYDENIHFRDTVQEIHGIEEFKKMVERLTKRSQELHMNILNAVMDGNIIFVEWDMIINFRKTKTSVVHGASRLVIGGNGKIVDQRDYYDLWGDIFDNIPGFGKLYRKFMKRVFG from the coding sequence ATGGAAAGAATTGAAAGAACTGAAAACCAGGGGTATACCATAACTTCCTTAGAACAACTTTTGCAACTATGGACTAAAACGTACAATAGCGAAGGTAAGCCGGATTGGTCTCATTTATTGCCTTATTATGATGAAAACATACACTTTCGAGACACCGTGCAAGAAATACACGGCATAGAAGAGTTCAAAAAGATGGTTGAGAGGCTCACGAAAAGGTCTCAGGAACTGCACATGAACATACTCAACGCAGTTATGGATGGAAATATCATCTTCGTTGAATGGGATATGATAATAAACTTCAGAAAGACGAAAACATCGGTAGTCCACGGTGCTAGTAGGTTGGTCATTGGCGGGAATGGAAAGATAGTAGACCAGAGGGATTATTACGACCTCTGGGGTGATATATTCGACAACATACCAGGCTTTGGAAAGCTGTACCGAAAATTCATGAAGAGGGTGTTCGGATGA
- a CDS encoding SDR family NAD(P)-dependent oxidoreductase: MSNAFKSCSVKKYWFKYKWNIVFEMIKNMSKKPDICNDSFDGKTVVITGATSGIGYETAKKYASMGARIISVNRSKEKSERLCYELKEKYEAECYYILADLSKIADIRRVGYELSTLDEKIDVLIHNAGLYTNKRTITDDGLELNFVVHYLAPFLINQMILEKLKKDKNSRIIFVSSEAYRFAAWGICLDDLLWEKHRYSGLKAYGSAKLAQILSMHVFSKMVKGHGIMVNAMHPGFVKTNTGSENGPIYKFFKKNILDRLSQEPTISAEALYYLGASKDLDGITDKFFHLTTIEELTPPAKDLELAKALWNKTEQIIRNLGIDMGVRV; encoded by the coding sequence ATGAGCAATGCGTTCAAAAGCTGTTCTGTAAAGAAATATTGGTTCAAGTATAAATGGAACATAGTATTTGAAATGATAAAGAACATGAGCAAGAAACCTGATATATGTAATGACTCTTTCGACGGGAAGACCGTTGTAATAACGGGTGCAACATCTGGAATTGGATATGAAACAGCCAAGAAATACGCCTCTATGGGTGCCAGAATAATATCGGTAAATAGAAGCAAAGAAAAGTCAGAAAGATTGTGTTACGAACTGAAAGAGAAATACGAAGCTGAATGTTATTACATTTTAGCAGATCTGAGCAAGATAGCTGACATCAGAAGAGTTGGGTATGAGCTATCAACATTGGATGAAAAAATAGATGTTCTAATTCACAACGCAGGTTTGTACACAAATAAGAGGACAATAACGGACGATGGTTTGGAATTGAACTTCGTAGTTCACTACTTAGCACCATTTTTGATTAACCAAATGATACTCGAAAAGCTCAAGAAGGATAAAAACTCTCGAATAATTTTTGTAAGTTCAGAGGCGTATAGATTCGCTGCTTGGGGCATATGCCTTGACGATTTGCTTTGGGAAAAACACAGGTATTCAGGCTTAAAAGCATACGGTTCAGCAAAATTGGCTCAAATCTTGAGCATGCATGTATTTTCGAAAATGGTAAAAGGTCATGGAATAATGGTGAACGCAATGCATCCAGGGTTTGTTAAGACAAATACGGGCTCCGAAAATGGTCCTATTTATAAATTCTTCAAGAAAAACATCTTAGACAGGCTATCCCAAGAACCGACAATTTCAGCCGAAGCGCTTTACTATCTCGGTGCATCTAAAGATTTAGATGGTATAACAGATAAATTCTTCCATTTAACGACCATCGAAGAACTGACACCACCAGCAAAAGACTTAGAACTTGCAAAAGCTCTGTGGAATAAAACAGAACAGATCATTCGAAATCTGGGAATAGACATGGGGGTAAGAGTATGA
- a CDS encoding phytoene desaturase family protein, which yields MKRVVIAGGGIAGLTAAVYLARKGFNVKLFEKNEKCGGLVNTFDYNGFKFEGGARALVNAGVITPMVEDLELDVELLKNPVSIGIEDRIMTVNGEKSLLEYAELLKSKYPESQDDIQRLIETERKILEHMKVLYGIDNPLFSFNKIREEGKLMQMMGRYFLWFFKFLGTVREINALKEPVEEYSSRIIRNNSLRDIVIQHFFRGTPSFFALSYFYLFNDYLYPKGGVGKFPEALVNKITEFGGEILTNNQIVKVIPGNNTAVDEKGNEHRYDFLIWATDLKAFYKSLDTQGINGHALKKLEDEKQKVLSARGAESVITFYFGVDEPVETFGKISTGHFFYTPSRQGLGETNRSRVKHIVENYEKLSKEEILQWLEEFIKFNTYEISIPALRDKSMAPDGKTGLIVSMLIDYDIVKRINDEGWYEEFKQKTEELITDNLASTIYSFLKNKILFRFTSTPLTIERMYGTSEGSIVGWSFESELPVPSGIFSMTTSVKTPIENIYKAGKWAYAPAGVPTAIITGKLASDVIIKNSNK from the coding sequence ATGAAGAGAGTAGTTATCGCAGGCGGAGGAATCGCTGGTTTAACTGCTGCCGTATACCTCGCACGGAAAGGATTTAACGTCAAGCTTTTTGAGAAGAACGAAAAGTGCGGTGGACTCGTTAACACGTTTGATTACAACGGATTTAAATTCGAAGGAGGTGCCCGCGCACTTGTTAATGCAGGTGTCATAACCCCCATGGTTGAAGATTTAGAGCTTGACGTTGAATTATTGAAAAATCCTGTTTCAATAGGTATCGAAGACAGAATTATGACAGTCAACGGTGAGAAGAGTTTACTAGAATATGCAGAGCTTCTCAAAAGTAAGTATCCTGAATCTCAGGACGACATACAGAGGCTAATTGAAACCGAAAGGAAAATTCTTGAACACATGAAAGTATTATACGGCATAGATAATCCGCTTTTCTCTTTCAATAAGATAAGAGAAGAAGGAAAACTTATGCAGATGATGGGAAGGTATTTTTTGTGGTTTTTCAAATTTCTCGGAACAGTTAGAGAGATTAACGCTCTGAAAGAACCTGTAGAAGAATACTCAAGCAGAATCATCAGGAATAACTCTTTAAGAGATATAGTCATTCAACATTTCTTCAGAGGTACGCCTTCGTTCTTTGCTCTTAGCTATTTCTACTTGTTCAACGACTATCTGTACCCAAAAGGCGGTGTTGGTAAATTTCCTGAGGCTTTAGTTAATAAGATTACCGAATTTGGTGGAGAGATACTTACTAACAACCAAATCGTCAAAGTAATTCCCGGAAATAACACTGCCGTAGATGAAAAAGGAAACGAACACCGGTATGATTTCTTAATTTGGGCAACTGATTTGAAGGCATTTTACAAATCACTCGACACGCAGGGGATAAACGGACATGCACTCAAAAAGCTGGAAGACGAAAAACAAAAAGTTCTTTCAGCACGCGGTGCAGAATCGGTTATAACCTTTTACTTTGGTGTCGACGAACCGGTTGAAACTTTTGGCAAGATATCAACTGGGCACTTCTTCTACACACCTTCAAGACAAGGTCTTGGCGAAACTAATCGCTCAAGAGTAAAACATATCGTAGAAAATTACGAAAAACTGAGCAAAGAAGAAATTCTGCAGTGGTTAGAAGAATTCATCAAATTCAACACGTATGAAATATCGATACCGGCTCTGCGAGACAAATCGATGGCACCGGATGGTAAGACCGGATTAATTGTAAGCATGCTAATCGACTATGATATAGTGAAAAGGATAAATGACGAGGGTTGGTACGAAGAATTTAAACAAAAGACTGAAGAGCTCATAACCGATAACCTTGCCAGCACAATATATTCATTTTTGAAAAACAAGATACTCTTCAGATTTACGTCCACGCCTTTGACAATAGAACGAATGTACGGAACGTCAGAAGGCTCTATAGTTGGATGGTCTTTCGAAAGCGAATTGCCAGTTCCTTCCGGAATATTCAGCATGACAACTTCAGTTAAAACGCCTATCGAAAACATATACAAAGCTGGAAAATGGGCTTACGCACCAGCTGGCGTTCCAACCGCGATAATCACAGGTAAACTCGCATCTGATGTGATAATAAAGAATTCAAACAAATAG
- a CDS encoding GntR family transcriptional regulator — MSTQYMNFQKVDKHSGIPAYLQIVNQIKAKILLGDLKVGMQLPTVRELEKIFDVNINTVLKAFERLKLEGLVQSEQGIGYFISGNVDVSVDVLNDVYELVRTIKKKGLDLLTALKIIEEVWKNV, encoded by the coding sequence ATGAGCACTCAATACATGAATTTCCAAAAAGTTGACAAGCACAGCGGAATTCCTGCGTACTTGCAGATAGTGAATCAAATAAAGGCAAAGATTCTTTTGGGAGACTTGAAGGTAGGCATGCAATTACCTACCGTGAGGGAACTTGAAAAGATATTTGATGTGAATATAAATACAGTATTGAAAGCTTTCGAAAGATTGAAACTTGAAGGACTTGTCCAATCAGAACAAGGCATCGGGTACTTCATATCAGGTAACGTAGATGTTAGCGTAGACGTGCTGAACGACGTCTATGAACTCGTGAGAACAATAAAGAAGAAAGGGCTCGATTTGCTCACGGCTTTAAAGATAATTGAGGAGGTGTGGAAGAATGTCTAA
- a CDS encoding ABC transporter ATP-binding protein: MEERAYLNFSDISQDLPLLSVRNLSKRFGNKQVLADINFTVDRGSIFALIGPNGAGKTTTIRSILNSIEPDGGKIELYGSKIDSFAKQNIATLSEDRTVFRNFTALDYEKLYSALYPKWDSQVFRGFLSKYGFDLSQKVETYSIGMKTLFFVILCLSTNADLLILDEPTQHLDPTVRYEVMRLIRDYITADRACIISSHEMFELEEYATEFAIINSGKVIYSDSIDSAKEKHRVIKPENSIPGAEIIGLVGDEVLVRTNGEVEYEVGRFPRLHEIVVAYLSRK; encoded by the coding sequence ATGGAAGAAAGAGCATACTTGAATTTTTCTGATATTTCTCAAGATTTGCCCCTGCTTTCAGTGAGGAATCTGAGCAAGAGATTCGGGAACAAGCAAGTTCTTGCTGATATAAACTTCACTGTAGATAGGGGAAGTATCTTCGCACTGATTGGTCCAAATGGAGCAGGAAAAACAACAACGATAAGATCGATTCTAAATTCAATAGAACCTGACGGAGGAAAAATCGAACTTTATGGAAGCAAAATAGACTCTTTTGCAAAACAAAACATCGCCACACTTTCAGAAGACAGGACCGTATTTAGAAATTTCACAGCACTTGACTACGAAAAGCTCTACTCTGCTCTTTATCCAAAGTGGGACAGTCAAGTTTTCAGAGGATTTTTGTCGAAGTACGGATTTGATTTGTCACAAAAAGTCGAAACGTACTCGATAGGTATGAAAACACTCTTCTTCGTCATTCTCTGTCTCTCAACAAATGCCGATTTGCTCATATTAGACGAACCAACGCAACACCTCGACCCAACAGTCAGATACGAAGTTATGAGGCTTATAAGAGACTACATAACGGCTGATAGGGCATGTATAATTTCATCGCACGAGATGTTTGAACTGGAAGAATACGCAACTGAATTTGCGATAATAAACTCAGGAAAGGTTATTTACAGTGACTCCATCGACAGTGCAAAAGAAAAGCACAGAGTGATAAAGCCGGAAAACTCAATACCGGGTGCGGAAATTATAGGCTTGGTTGGTGACGAGGTGTTAGTGAGAACTAACGGAGAAGTTGAATATGAAGTAGGAAGATTTCCAAGACTGCATGAGATAGTTGTTGCTTATCTTTCAAGAAAATAG